The Streptomyces sp. NBC_00286 nucleotide sequence ACTGGCCGGGCGGGGGCTGCTCCTTGGACCACTTCGTGCCTGGGCCGGACGGGTCGGGTGCGGGCTGTCCCGGCTGATCCGTGGGCTCTGGCGCAGTGGTCCGGTCCGCGGGCTCGGCAGGGCCGGAGGCGTTCGGCTCCTGACCGTCCTGTCCGTCGGAGGGGGCAGATCCGGGCGATGCCCAGCCCGGAGTGTCTTTCATCGTCGCTCCTTCACGGTGCCCGTTCGCGGTTGCGGCGGCAGCTTGGCAGCCATCGTGCCACGGTGCGGCCGGGAAGTGACCGGCCCCCGTATGGGCTGCACACCTTCAATTGTCCGCCCTGGAAGGGGCAGACTGGTCGGATGGACGATCAGTACGTGCATTCCCGCGAGGACAACGCACCCACCGAGATTCCGGCGATCCGGTGGGACGAACCGCCGGAAGGGTCCGTACTGGTCCTTCTCGACCAGACGCGGCTGCCGGCCGAGGAGGTCGAGCTGGTGTGCACCGACCCTCCGGCGCTGGTGGAAGCGATCCGCACACTCGCCGTGCGCGGGGCGCCGCTGCTGGGCATCGCGGGGGCGTACGGGGTCGCGCTCGCCGCCATGCGCGGGTTCGACGTGGATGACGCCGCCGACGCGCTCGCCAGCGCGCGGCCCACCGCGGTGAACCTTGCGCACGGCGTGCGCAGGGCCCAGTCGGCTCACCGTGCCGCCCTCGCCGGCGGCGGTGACCAGAAGCGGGCCGCCGAGGCCGCGCTCGCCGCTGCTCGCGCGCTTCACCAGGAGGACGCCGAGGCCAGCAGGCGCATGGCCGAGCACGGTCTGGCGCTGCTGGACGAGCTGCTGCCCGGGGGCAACCACCGGATCCTGACGCACTGCAACACTGGGGCGCTGGTGTCGGGCGGGGAGGGTACGGCGTTCGCTGTCGCGCTCGCCGCGCACCGGGCTGGGCGGCTGCGGAGGCTGTGGGTGGACGAGACGCGGCCGTTGCTGCAGGGTGCTCGCCTGACGGCGTACGAGGCGGCGCGCAACGGGATGGCGTACACGCTGCTCACGGACAACGCCGCGGGGTCGCTGTTCTCGGCGGGGGAGGTGGACGCGGTGCTGGTCGGGGCGGACCGGATCGCGGCCGACGGTTCGGTGGCGAACAAGGTGGGGAGCTACCCGCTCGCGGTGCTGGCCCGGTACCACCACGTACCGTTCGTCGTGGTGGCGCCGGTGACGACGGTGGACCCCGACACCCCGGACGGGGCGTCCATCGAGGTCGAGCAGCGCGCCGGTCATGAGGTGACCGAGCTCATCGCACCACAGGTGCCGGTGGCGGGAGCGGAAGCGGGAGGCGGGATTCCGGTGGCACCTCTGGGTACCCAGGCGTACAACCCGGCGTTCGACGTGACGCCGCCCGAGCTGGTGACGGCGATCGTCACCGAGGAGGGCGCCGTTTCGCCCGTCACGGCGGAGGCGCTTGCCGAGCTGTGTGCCAGGTCACGCCAGGTAACGATTTAGTTAATGGGATGATGGCATTCATGAAGGGACGAGTCCTTGTCGTCGATGACGACACCGCACTGGCCGAGATGCTCGGCATTGTGCTGCGTGGTGAAGGTTTTGAACCGTCTTTCGTAGCCGACGGCGACAAGGCGCTGGCCGCATTCCGTGAGACCAAGCCCGATCTCGTGCTGCTCGATCTGATGCTGCCGGGGCGGGACGGTATCGAGGTGTGCCGT carries:
- the mtnA gene encoding S-methyl-5-thioribose-1-phosphate isomerase, which encodes MDDQYVHSREDNAPTEIPAIRWDEPPEGSVLVLLDQTRLPAEEVELVCTDPPALVEAIRTLAVRGAPLLGIAGAYGVALAAMRGFDVDDAADALASARPTAVNLAHGVRRAQSAHRAALAGGGDQKRAAEAALAAARALHQEDAEASRRMAEHGLALLDELLPGGNHRILTHCNTGALVSGGEGTAFAVALAAHRAGRLRRLWVDETRPLLQGARLTAYEAARNGMAYTLLTDNAAGSLFSAGEVDAVLVGADRIAADGSVANKVGSYPLAVLARYHHVPFVVVAPVTTVDPDTPDGASIEVEQRAGHEVTELIAPQVPVAGAEAGGGIPVAPLGTQAYNPAFDVTPPELVTAIVTEEGAVSPVTAEALAELCARSRQVTI